The Nymphaea colorata isolate Beijing-Zhang1983 chromosome 5, ASM883128v2, whole genome shotgun sequence DNA segment GGTGTAAATCTGGCAATGTTGGTGAAGCGAAACGACTATTTCGAGAGATGGAAGAGGAGGGATTTCCCCCTAATGAGTACACCTACACTGTGATGATCAATGGTTGTATAAAGAACGGAGACAAAGACGGTGGTTTCGACCTTTACGCGGAGATGAGACGTCGCGGAGTGTTGCCGAATCTTTTTACGTACAATTCCTTGATTCACGCGTACTGCAAGCTTGGCAGATTGAAGGAGGCCTtccaactgtttgatgaaatggtAAGTGAAGGAGTTGTTCCGAACGTTGTGACTTATAACACTGTCATATTCGGGCTGTGTCAACGACGTAGGGTCTCGGAGGCTGACAGGTTCATGAATAGAATGCAGAACAGCGGTTTGGTTCCTAGCGTTGTTACGTTTAATACACTAATCGATGGGCTATGCAGAGAGGGGGAGTTTGTAAAGGCACTGAGGATTTTGGAGCGGATGAAGTCGAGTGGTCAGCCACCATCTTTAGTGACGTATAACACTCTCATTTGTGGTTTCTGTCGTTCTTCTAAATTAGTTGAAGCTGCAAAACTAATGGAAGAAATGCAGTCAAGGGGATTAGTGCCTAATAAGGTTACATATACAATTCTTATAAATGCTTTTGGAAGGGAGAACGACATGGATAGAGCTTTTGAGTTGTTTGATTCTATGGAGAAGTTGGGAATAGTGGCAGATGTTTATACTTATAATGTGTTATTACACAGTCTCTGCAACCAGGGGAACATGAAGGATGCTTGGAAGTTGTACAATGTGATGCTTGAGAAGCAGTTAAAACCCAACGACGTCGTCTACAATACACTAATAAATGGTTACTGTAAGCAAGGAAATTCGTATAGGGCTCTAAGGTTGCTTTCCAAAATGACTGAAGATGGCATGGTTCCTAACGTTGCCAGCTATATCCTGACTATCAATTGTCTTTGTCTAGAAGGCAAAATCAAGGAGGCTGAACATCTGTctgatgaaatgaagaaaatggtATAGTACCTAGTGCTTCAGTTTATAGCACCATATCTTGTGCAAAATTTAAGGTACAAGACACtgcttcatgaaaaaaaatgaaaaattttggtcTGTGGATGCACTGGAGCGAGGTGATTTATGATTCGTGTGTGTGACAAGCTCAGTGCGAAGAACAGAGGAACTTGAATCAAGGGGCCAATATAAAATCAGCCACTACAGTTGCCCGAAGCAAGAGAGTCTCTGTCTGGATCGGCAATGAACTCTTGAGATTATGCTCTACTTGAAGTATCGTAGGGGAAACGAGAGGCCTATCTCCACCAATAGGAAGGTTTCATCAGTAACCATGATATTATGTCAGCTGCAGAAAAGGCAACTGGCTTCCTGCACAGGCTGAGCATGTGTTCCTAAATGGGATCTGGTGTATAGTTTGGACTTTGGACATATTTTTTGGTGCCAAGATTATGTATATCAAATtatcaactgcatcttgcagcACTGGAGTTGATTCTTGCAGCCATGCCACCTCAGGTTTCGATCTGCCCTCGCTAATATCTATCTGCCCACTTAAAATCTTCTCTTCAGCTTTGCGTGTTATTCGGATGAAGGGGAATCGGGTTTTAATCCCACAGTTGCATTTCCATCCTTTCTTCCTTGAAGTACCAGAATAGTCAATGGCTCAATATGCACGGTGCATATTTTCGCATAAATTAGAAGCGCCTGCCTCCCCCCGCTCGAGagaagcacatcacacaacttGGAGAACCAAGAGATGCAAGAATCAAGATGAAAGTTATTAGAGACATAATTTACTGTCCAATGTCCATAAGTATCCTCCTCGTTCCTGCAGTCTCTGAGCCATTACGTGAGTTGTTTTTCGCAAACCCATAAAAGGATCGTGCGAATTGATATGTAAACTAGATTTTGTGAAGTATATTAGCAATTAACAGTGTTGGACTTGTCAGGTTCTTTCCCGTGTCCCAAAAAGAAAAGTGTCTCGATGAAGGCTGTCTTCCAGCAAGTGAGAGGTTACTAATTACAATTCTCCGGTTTCAGGTTGGTGAAAAGTGGAGGAAGGCATTCTTGTGACATTAATGAAGAACAAAGGGAAAAGCGAAGAAGAAATGAGCCCTTACAAGGCAGTTTTTTTCTGTGCTTTGCATCAGTTCAGATGTTGTCTAAATGATGTATGGGATACCAGCTGGACATAAAGATCTTCCTACGTCCATTGTCACATTGAACTTCCACtgtttgaaacaaaaacaaatcgTCTTCAAATAGGAGTCTAAAACAACAcacaaaagtaacaaaaattacAATGAAAACCCTTAACCCAGACTCCAACAGAAATTTCTACCCACGTCtaaattttgaaaccaaatcTCTTGATTTCAAATCGGGATCGAAGATCAAACTGCATGCCTATGAATAGCGGATCAAGACCCGATTCATTTACACCGCCCCGCCATTAAAAATCTCAagattgaagagagagagagagagagagagtcaatggCCATTTCGGTCCTCGACTCTGAGTCAGTAGGCATTTCCGTCCGACAGCCAACAGCCGTTGCTGATGCGGGGGTAGTGGGAAACCGCGATGGACGGTCAGGATCGCCCGAAATTTCCTTGTAACCGCCTTAGTTCTGAACCGCGTGCGTGCGCTTCAAGTTGACGgccagagagaaagagagcgtgCCGTTTGATGTTCAAAACTTCTAACTTCCCCCCACCGACGGAAAGCGTTAGCAGCCGTTCAAATCCCACGAACGGCTCCTAACGGCGTCGTTTGCCTCCCGCAGACGTTCCCTCCTTCAGCCAAAAACATAAAGAAACTCGCAACGgccttccctccctccctccctctctttcttctccgctctcactcactctctctcctctctctaggGTTCGGTTTCCTTCTTCTCCCGCCATAACTTACCGCTCCATTTTTGAGAGCTGGCGTTGTGGTTCTCTCTCTATTCCTCTGTGGGGTTTCCGCTTCTTTTCGTAGTTTCTTCTTCTCGTTCTTCCCCTGCTGGCGTTCGGGAGGTGGGATTCCAGATGTAGGAGATCTGAATTCCTCGGGACTTCGTTAATTGGTCTCGGTTCTCGATTGGAAGAAATTTAGCTGCCTTTCTAGGGTTCTTTGAGGTCGTGAACTTCATCTGCGTCTCGGTGATGGTGGAAGAATGGTCGGGGGAAGCGGTGGCCGTGCCGAAGAAGGAGCTGGACTGTGCCGAGAGCCAGCTCCCCGTAGCTGTCTGCCTGTCGTCGGATTCTGATAGATGCTCGAGCCCCGCGTCTGCGTGCCCGTCTCATCGGTGTGTTGGATTCCGTTCGTTTTTTTATTGCTGTTAATGGAGATGCAGAttattgtttctgttttgtttgttgtttctgtGTTCTTTGATGGCTTGCGATCGCTTAATCGTGTCGTCTGGTTCATCCTTGATGCTTTGTGAATCAATTCTGGTTTGAAGTTGCATGATCGGGTAAGAGTGCATCGGTCATGGGCCTAGGATGAATTTTTAAGAGTGATCGGAATTTTCTCGTTCtgtttgttttccttcaatACTTGTTGTGCGATGATCGTAGTTCCAACCATGGAATGCGACACGAACAGCGATTTTTTATCATTGATAGCTGATCGATCCTCCGTGTGATTGAAATTTTGGTAAAATGATGGTTGCGTTCTATGATGAACAAGCCGTCGTTAGCCATTCAATGACAGGAGGGGCTTATTTTCTGATGCCAGAATTAGTAAGGGTCATATCCATTATTTTGCATTtattgctgtatttaggatacATCTATCCATGCTATCTCAAATTGCCAGCCGAAATGTTAGCACACGCAAGTGTAGCGCATGATGTTGTCCACTTTCGTTAAAAGAATTGGTAAAACTTTAAATCTTTTGAGTAACTTCGGAAGTGTATATCTGGTCTAGCTAATAGCCTTGGAATCTTTTATTACAATATCAACGAAATTATAAATGCAAAATGTGTTTTCTTCTGTCAAATCCTGTTCTTTTCAGTTTTAACCATATTCTTTGTTCTCTCACTGTAGtgctcttttatttttctcatcttATTTTTGATCTTTTATAGTATAATGACCTTGCCTTCTgctgaaaattgttggattcttGGCTGAAAAGCTTAGATGGCTTCACTGTATGTTTCATTGATGCCTCTTGAAATTCAATTTAGGAGGAGTGGACCAATTCGGAGAGCAAAGGGCGGTTGGACACCAGAAGAGGTAAAATAATTATAATCTGAAggtcattttgtttgtttttttgcttctagCTCGGTagttattttctctctctccaacatCCATGGTAAATTTAAAGAACCTGTCATTAGACATGTCACAGCCTGAGTCTCAACTAaaagatccattttgcaaaaAGATAATGTTACTACTCCCATTTTACGTGGAAACCTGCTGCTTTAATTTCATTATGATTTACTTGTGATGTTATCGTTTCAATTATTTACTGATGCAATTCAGGTAACTCATGTCTTTCTGATTCTACAGGATGAGATGTTGCACAATGCAGTCAAAtttttcaagggaaaaaattggaaaaaaatagGTTTGCATCTCTTCTTCTGATCACAGATGTAGCTTAGTTATTagttcttgcttttcttttcaatgacTGAATCAGTAACTTACgcttttcaaatttgtaaaaaGACTTCTGGTACTGTTTTGATGGAGAAACTTGATGTGGCAGTGGATATGGAATTCATGGAACCTCAACTGACTCAACTCTATGTTCATGATAATGTGTATCGCTTCAGTTATGCTCCTTGGGGCACCGTTCTAAATAtaattacatattttctttgcaaatcagattttttatgaaattttttggGGGATACTTGGCAAATATCAGCATCAATGAAGAACAGTAATTGAATAAACTAAGGATTATGATAGAGTAAGAATCATCATGTGACCCAAAAATGAGTCATTTGACataaacatataatttttaCCTGCTTGGCATGTTATCTTCCCTGCATTAGAGGACTTTGATGAATGACACTATTTTCCGGCTCTTCTTTACTGGATGGAGCTCTGGTAATTGCTGATGGATATTTGCTTGCAAGAAGCCAATATCAGGGTTTTAGCAAATGCTCACCCTATGGCTGAATATTCTATATGAGTTTGTAACCTGAGAGTCTGAGGTGACTGATACCACATGgttggcatttgcatggatgACTGCACATAAGCAAACTCTCTTTCCGTGTCCTTTTCTGCTAGAATTACTTTCCCCCCTACTCTCAAAATACCATAGGATGTCAGCCTCCGGAATTTATGGTAGAGTTGAACATTTTCTTTGTGAGAGTTTTGTGCTGTTAATATTTGAAGGCTCTGAAGACAACATGTATAAATAAACAGTTGTTTTGAATTGTCGCTTTGTTATTAAGTTTTGCTTGATGTCTAGTGCTATGAAAGTTTTCAATGGTGATTTATTACCCAGGTAATTGACATAGTTGCATATTTGGTGGGCATGCAGCACAGTTTTTCACAGATAGGACAGAAGTGCAATGCCTTCATCGATGGCAAAAGGTTCTTAACCCTGAGTTAGTGAAGGGGCCATGGACCAAGGAGGTTTTGCACTTCTCAGAGAATTTTCTGatgtttaaatatatatatatatctgaatcttgCATGTTAATGTGGGACATTTCCTATCTTCTGTTTTCCTTGCAGGAAGATGATATAATAATCAAACTGGTTGAAAAATATGGCCCAGCAAAGTGGGCTGTTATAGCAAAATCCTTGCCAGGCCGTATAGGAAAGCAATGTCGGGAGAGGTAACGTGGCTAGGCCTGTCcatgttcttatttttcttgtggatGTTGGTCAGACTTCAAttctacatttttctttcttctttggttaTCGTTTggcttatttttttgttcttagatTCTGAATAACAGGATTATTTTCGAAATGTCTTCACTATTTCATGTTTCCATGTTTGGAGGAAGTTTTCTACAGTAACATGGCTAACACACCAAAACAAGTACTTTAGCGAAGATATGCTGTAACTGTTGTTTCTCTTCATTCCATAGCAAGTGCTTGACtttaacaaaaaaggaaaaagaaacataactACTTGGTAATAGGATCTGTTTCCAGTAAGGTTAGGTCTTTTGGGAGAGTGACAGGGAAGATTAATCAGAACATTTCAGAAACTattcttctttatttatatGCCTGTTTCTGGACGTGGTACAATAATTTGATCCATACATATATAGAAGACTGAAGCCTTGCAATCAGCTGCCTGACTGTCCAAGTAGTTGTGCCAAACCTATATGAGACTAAAATGTTACGAATGGATTCCAGGGCACCATAGGTCAAATAGGTGGTTTCAAGACTAggtcatattttttttcctgttttttttttctttttgcttttaactCATAATCAAGCTTGTTTAATCTATTAACAAAATAAAGATATCTCTTTCCTAAGGTccaaaaatgttcaaaaattgTCAATGAACAAGTTCCATACTTTGTATCCCTGATCCATTACTATTGTTTGGATACTTCATGAGCAATGGGTGTGTTATTGATTGATGTGCCTGTGTGGGTTACTGAAGTTGCATGCTGAAGGAGCCACACTAAAATTTTACTCTGGCTTGGCTTATTTAAGCTAGATTTGAGTTTCACTTACATATTATACAAGTGAAAATAAATATCCATGTTTGTTGTATATTTTTGTTACAATATTGCTTTCCTTACGTTATATACATGTCCAAATAAATATCCATAGCTATGTTTATTATGTTACAACTAGCAATAAATATAGTACATGATGCTACACGATATAGGATACATGTCCAAATAAATATCCATAGTTATGTTTATTATGTTACAACTTGCGATAAATATAGTACATGATACTACACGATATAGGAAAGCCATGCAAGACAACCTAAAAACTACCTTTGCtgcaaataaggaaaaaaaaaattattcgaTGGGgccaaaaaactaaaaagactTAAGAGttacagagagaaagagcgcCTCGTGACACTGTCTATGGCTGTATTGACCACCATGAAAGAGATATCAATCAATCCACTGGTACCCTTTACTTgaatatgcacacacatatggagggaaggagagagagatgccaCAGTTATTACAGTGGCCTCCCTTTCTTAATATatttgtaaagaaaaaggacaaaacatGCACCAGATATAACTAATACGTAAGGACTAGTTACCAAGTCAGTCAATTAGACCATAATAATGGACCACACTAATTTTAACCCATTGGATTTGGTCGATTGACTCCCAACTTGGTCAACTAGTCCATGGTTTGACATAAAAGCTAGACAATATATTCTAGTTTATTGCTTTTGCCTACTAGTAGAAATTTAAGCCACTTCCAGTAGCTggactttctttgtttttttttttcttgtagcaATTGCAGAATAATTATTTATTctgcaagaattttttttgaattgttcaTTATTAAGGCTTTGTATATTGAAGTACTGCAGTCAGTcaacatttcatttttctctcttgaaaTGGTCTATTGCATTGAGTTGGTTCTTTAAATGTATTTTAGGTGGCATAATCACTTAAACCCTGCAATCAAGAAGGATGCCTGGACAAAGGAGGAAGAGTTAGTACTCATTGAAGCCCATAGAATACATGGAAACAAATGGGCTGAAATAGCAAAAGTGCTTCCTGGAAGGTATTGATGATAAGCTATGTCTTAATATGCTTGCAACTCTGTCACACGGATACTTGAGTTTAGCCCACGTACCCGTATCCGATACGTGGACATGCATATCCGGATACAGGACATGGCTGGTACAcgccaaaaaataaactattagtttaatgtttttttttttcattttatctttttttgtgatgcatctaattattttcatgaacaatcctttcaaatactcgGCACTTCtgtgataaaacaaacttttttataagagtgaactattaatttaatgttttttttcattttattatttttgagaatataaaatttgccgtaTCTGCgtatctaaaattttcaaaattgccgtgtccgtacccgtatcgtacccgcacccatgtgacatatgCTTGCGGCAGGCAATGTTATTTCTTGATCTGCATTAAGTGTAGTCTTAAACATTAGAGTGGTTCTATCATTGTAAGATCTCTTATCATCATGGTGCTACTTTGATGTCTTGACTGTTGACTAGCTTTTTGTTAATCATTTATAAAGCAATTGTCATCAGAAAGGACAAGTCATGAGTGTACGGCTGTGTGCATACTGGAATAAGGTGCTTGTCATTGTGTTATGTGTTTTGTAGGCAAATAAGAACAACAATGAAATACAATGggaaaaatgagaagagaaagGAGGGGAAAATCCAGCAATACATGATTATGGCAATAATGTACTTCTTATTAACTACCACTGGCCATCTTGCTAAAAGCTATGTCATACAGGTGTGAGGTGTGGTGtggcattttatatat contains these protein-coding regions:
- the LOC116254355 gene encoding LOW QUALITY PROTEIN: pentatricopeptide repeat-containing protein At4g11690-like (The sequence of the model RefSeq protein was modified relative to this genomic sequence to represent the inferred CDS: inserted 1 base in 1 codon); this translates as MAGMPEGYRRTLSLLQRMAKSPPQKSLLVLHFASLDGGLHHSHHSAATLLFLLLSSNNFQQSESFIHDIVSGKFPRPLTLSSILKHFFPSKKEHTNLTQLVFDMIINAQSRLGMADSALETFDKMVDLGLTPKLSTFNNVLGVLVNVDKLSEASRIFDKFGGRVGVDGFTLGVMVRGCCKAGKMDSAMKILPKFGELGHRPNVIIYTILINGWCKSGNVGEAKRLFREMEEEGFPPNEYTYTVMINGCIKNGDKDGGFDLYAEMRRRGVLPNLFTYNSLIHAYCKLGRLKEAFQLFDEMVSEGVVPNVVTYNTVIFGLCQRRRVSEADRFMNRMQNSGLVPSVVTFNTLIDGLCREGEFVKALRILERMKSSGQPPSLVTYNTLICGFCRSSKLVEAAKLMEEMQSRGLVPNKVTYTILINAFGRENDMDRAFELFDSMEKLGIVADVYTYNVLLHSLCNQGNMKDAWKLYNVMLEKQLKPNDVVYNTLINGYCKQGNSYRALRLLSKMTEDGMVPNVASYILTINCLCLEGKIKEAEHLSDEMKXNGIVPSASVYSTISCAKFKVQDTAS